Proteins co-encoded in one Schaalia radingae genomic window:
- the nadD gene encoding nicotinate-nucleotide adenylyltransferase: protein MTQRRRVGIMGGTFDPIHHGHLVAASEVMSEFDLDEVIFVPTAVQPFKKGRRVTPAEHRYLMTVIATASNPRFGVSRVDIDRGKITYTIDTLTDLKNQDPDADYYFITGADALERIAEWRDSDKLFEMAQFVGVTRPGHELKKPLTPHSNIRLLEVPAMAISSTDCRNRVNQGKPVWYLVPDGVVQYIAKYGLYRDTSAPQTGIDDPYEQ, encoded by the coding sequence GTGACACAGCGACGACGCGTAGGTATCATGGGCGGAACATTCGACCCAATTCACCACGGCCACCTCGTGGCAGCTTCTGAAGTGATGAGCGAATTCGACCTCGATGAGGTGATCTTCGTGCCGACCGCCGTTCAGCCCTTCAAGAAGGGGCGGCGCGTCACTCCGGCTGAGCATCGCTATCTGATGACGGTGATCGCTACAGCTTCGAACCCGCGTTTCGGAGTGTCCCGCGTGGACATTGATCGTGGAAAGATCACGTACACAATCGATACCCTCACTGATCTGAAGAACCAGGATCCGGATGCGGATTATTACTTCATCACCGGTGCGGACGCCCTCGAACGTATTGCTGAGTGGCGGGATTCCGACAAGCTCTTTGAGATGGCTCAGTTCGTCGGCGTGACGCGACCTGGACATGAGCTGAAGAAGCCGTTGACGCCGCATTCGAATATTCGCCTGCTTGAGGTGCCCGCTATGGCGATCTCGTCGACTGACTGCCGTAATCGCGTGAACCAGGGCAAGCCTGTGTGGTATCTGGTGCCTGACGGCGTGGTGCAGTACATCGCGAAGTATGGGCTGTATCGGGATACATCTGCGCCACAAACTGGGATTGATGACCCATACGAGCAGTAG
- the rsfS gene encoding ribosome silencing factor: MTVSSHTSQLIAVAAQAASDKLASDMKMIDVRARMPLSEAFMICSASSARQVSAIAENIMDELAAQLDLRPERIEGRTEGHWVLIDYADVVIHVLTDEDREYYALESLWADQPITELDADRDLEALGA, encoded by the coding sequence GTGACAGTCAGCAGTCACACAAGCCAACTTATCGCCGTTGCGGCTCAGGCCGCGTCTGACAAACTTGCCTCCGACATGAAAATGATTGACGTGCGCGCACGTATGCCGCTGTCCGAAGCCTTTATGATCTGTTCGGCTTCATCTGCACGCCAGGTCAGTGCCATTGCAGAGAACATCATGGATGAGCTGGCAGCTCAGCTGGATCTTCGCCCTGAACGCATTGAGGGGCGTACCGAGGGGCACTGGGTTCTGATTGACTACGCGGATGTTGTGATCCACGTCCTGACCGATGAGGATCGCGAGTATTACGCATTGGAGTCCTTGTGGGCTGACCAGCCGATTACTGAGCTTGACGCGGACCGGGACCTGGAAGCGCTCGGCGCGTAA
- a CDS encoding histidine phosphatase family protein yields the protein MSPARIVCMRHGQTDHNVARRFQGMSDVPLNEYGREQARRAAGVLAQRVTSAPASVGISASAAGAAVRVRVASSPLKRAAETAQIVAAALRQRGTTVDGVHADKRFIERSYGRFEGATIEQIRSLMPVFFDQWSATGESAGAGIEPSGEVGERFAAGVADVSQGMDEGDVLIVVAHGSAISRGVTTLLGLDAGSFRGLRGLDNCHWSEVVPDRKHGGWQLAAHNVGWSEQAIGA from the coding sequence ATGTCACCTGCCCGTATCGTGTGTATGCGTCACGGACAGACGGACCACAATGTGGCTCGGCGTTTCCAGGGCATGTCCGATGTGCCGTTGAATGAGTATGGTCGCGAGCAGGCCAGGCGTGCAGCCGGTGTGCTTGCTCAGCGCGTGACCAGTGCGCCTGCCAGTGTCGGTATTTCAGCGTCCGCTGCTGGGGCGGCTGTGCGCGTGCGTGTGGCGAGCTCACCGTTGAAGCGAGCGGCTGAAACTGCCCAGATCGTCGCGGCGGCGCTGCGTCAGCGTGGGACGACGGTTGACGGTGTTCATGCTGATAAGCGCTTCATCGAGCGTTCGTATGGACGTTTTGAGGGTGCGACGATTGAGCAGATCCGTTCTTTAATGCCGGTGTTTTTCGACCAGTGGTCCGCTACCGGTGAGTCTGCGGGTGCGGGTATCGAGCCGTCCGGCGAGGTGGGGGAGCGTTTTGCTGCAGGCGTTGCCGACGTGTCGCAGGGCATGGACGAGGGGGACGTGCTGATTGTCGTGGCGCACGGGTCGGCGATCTCCCGCGGGGTGACAACACTGCTCGGTCTGGATGCGGGTTCTTTCCGCGGTTTGCGGGGCTTGGATAATTGCCACTGGTCGGAGGTTGTTCCCGATCGCAAGCACGGTGGCTGGCAGCTGGCTGCGCACAATGTGGGGTGGAGCGAGCAGGCAATCGGGGCGTGA
- a CDS encoding recombinase family protein, with product MSKIPLPFSAQVDYYEHYIKNHDGWQYVDIYTDEGISGTSTKHREGFNRMIADALAGRIDMIVTKSVSRFARNTVDSLTTVRKLKDKGVEVFFEKENIWTLDSKGELLITIMSSLAQEESRSISENVTWGHRKRFQDGKVYMPYGNFLGYNRGPDGKPVINPEQAQIVRRIYRQYLEGMSIPQIATSLEADGIPTPMRRAKWSHTTIHSILTNEKYKGDALLQKRFTVDFLTKQRKTNEGEVPQYYVTGSRPAIIDPETWELVRYELAKNTNQGRRERAFTGMVYCAHCGAAYGSKTWHSTDKYRTIVWQCNQKFAVPHPKKMPVLRDSQLQTIFQTTLAKLIKSQQLIDWDYLITTTSDTTDLEEQALQQASEIEVTTRLINQAITRNAHHSQNQDDYQERFTQLKARQREAITAYETTQVEIERRHGIKAKLTRFKKTIQNATLSQDFDRATLRALCQHIQITPSGKASVIFADGTKIKIPADSY from the coding sequence GTGTCGAAAATCCCCCTACCTTTTAGCGCGCAGGTGGATTATTACGAGCACTACATCAAAAATCACGACGGCTGGCAATACGTCGACATCTACACCGATGAAGGAATCTCTGGCACTTCCACGAAACACCGCGAGGGATTCAACCGCATGATCGCCGACGCCTTAGCTGGTCGCATCGACATGATCGTCACCAAGTCCGTGAGCCGTTTCGCCCGTAATACCGTCGATTCTTTGACAACCGTGAGGAAATTGAAGGATAAGGGTGTGGAGGTGTTTTTCGAGAAAGAAAACATCTGGACACTCGACTCCAAAGGCGAACTACTCATCACCATCATGTCGAGCCTTGCCCAAGAAGAATCCAGATCTATCTCCGAGAACGTCACGTGGGGTCACAGGAAGCGTTTCCAAGACGGTAAAGTTTATATGCCCTACGGTAACTTCCTCGGATACAATCGCGGCCCAGACGGCAAGCCCGTAATCAACCCTGAGCAAGCCCAAATCGTGCGCCGCATCTACCGCCAATACCTCGAAGGCATGAGCATCCCCCAAATAGCGACATCATTGGAAGCGGATGGGATTCCCACACCGATGCGGCGGGCAAAATGGAGCCACACCACCATCCACTCCATCCTCACCAACGAGAAATACAAAGGCGATGCACTCTTGCAAAAGCGTTTCACCGTAGATTTCCTCACCAAGCAGCGCAAAACCAACGAAGGTGAAGTCCCACAATATTACGTGACCGGATCTCGCCCAGCCATCATCGATCCTGAAACCTGGGAACTCGTGCGCTACGAGCTAGCAAAAAACACGAACCAAGGCCGGCGCGAGCGTGCCTTCACCGGTATGGTCTACTGCGCTCACTGCGGCGCAGCCTACGGCAGTAAGACCTGGCATTCCACTGATAAATATCGGACTATCGTCTGGCAATGCAACCAGAAATTCGCAGTTCCTCACCCAAAGAAAATGCCCGTACTACGCGATAGTCAGTTGCAGACAATCTTCCAAACAACACTCGCCAAGCTCATCAAAAGCCAGCAACTCATCGACTGGGACTACCTGATTACCACCACATCAGACACCACCGATTTAGAAGAACAAGCCTTACAGCAAGCAAGTGAAATCGAGGTAACTACCAGGCTCATCAACCAAGCCATCACCCGCAACGCTCATCACTCCCAAAATCAAGACGACTACCAAGAGCGCTTCACCCAGCTCAAAGCCCGCCAACGTGAAGCCATTACCGCCTACGAAACAACTCAGGTAGAAATTGAGCGCCGCCACGGTATCAAAGCCAAACTCACCAGGTTTAAGAAAACCATCCAAAACGCCACCCTCAGCCAAGACTTTGATCGAGCAACCCTGCGTGCTCTTTGCCAGCACATCCAGATCACACCATCGGGCAAGGCGAGCGTAATCTTTGCTGACGGCACCAAAATAAAAATCCCAGCAGACAGCTATTAG
- a CDS encoding DUF6363 domain-containing protein has translation MLELDYARFVANPAEWRIGVYNAQRGEEIYFSQIQVDSEQKLTHVCKASGSMPIATPVTYIAGEAYMDGAIGRSGGIPLDVAQADGYEKFLVLLTRPREYVKENRLPDLAYRCLLARYPQAAQSLIERPINYNRTRAELDRLESEGKAYVFYPQHMGVANFEDNPEKLEESFAAGYEQMRGELPKVKEFLGM, from the coding sequence ATGCTCGAGCTGGACTATGCGCGTTTCGTAGCAAATCCAGCCGAATGGCGGATAGGTGTATATAACGCGCAGCGCGGAGAAGAAATATATTTTTCACAGATTCAGGTGGATTCGGAGCAAAAACTAACCCACGTATGCAAGGCTTCGGGATCCATGCCTATAGCTACACCAGTCACTTATATTGCAGGTGAGGCGTACATGGACGGAGCAATAGGACGCTCTGGCGGAATTCCTTTGGACGTGGCGCAGGCAGATGGTTACGAAAAGTTCTTGGTTCTATTGACCCGACCGCGGGAATACGTGAAAGAAAATCGCCTACCTGATTTGGCGTACCGCTGCTTGCTAGCGCGGTACCCGCAGGCAGCTCAGAGTCTTATTGAACGCCCTATAAATTACAACCGAACCCGAGCCGAACTAGACCGTTTGGAGTCCGAGGGAAAGGCTTATGTGTTTTATCCGCAGCATATGGGGGTGGCGAATTTTGAAGATAATCCCGAGAAACTGGAAGAAAGCTTCGCCGCCGGATACGAACAGATGCGAGGGGAACTCCCAAAGGTCAAAGAGTTCTTAGGGATGTAA
- a CDS encoding YhgE/Pip domain-containing protein — MKDSCRVFARDVKRIFAVPRSLIMVIGILVTPALYTWLNILAFWNPYNATENLPIAVVNNDVGTESALTGQLNVGNLVVDKLSENKQLGWQFTDQATANHKIRTGEVYATFVIPKTFSKDLVDIFSGQLHQPTIEYNVNEKKGAIAPKITGAGANELDIQITSTFRGKVGEAIAQALRDGALEIDANIAGAEGSALDALSGINRDLVDAQGTLDSASASVTGSLQTMKKVRATLAAADPALADVSAALSDAQGILGTVVSDASEFAAQAGQASINAQKALNESSAAADSAVSNATNKLTEIDSQLQSGIKRANTSIEKMREQIAILERFPQTQELAAELKSQLNEMQDLLDKVGKTGADATKASKDLQALMKSFNQALTDAQHGATGLREESTRTASQLNSQVTQLSAQLGAINSAVSTARISLKEISTLTRGIDDQIGDTQKVLDQVQDDLNLLSNTASGAQNDVATLATALRTGTLKTVIGLDPTNIGRYLTSPVKFDQKPLFPINSYGSGMAAMFLNLSLWIGALILVIIFRVEVDKEGFDWLSLRSAYLGRFMLSGVLSIGQGLIVSVGSLLLGVKAANAPAFIATSMLIGPCYLAIIYALAAAFSHVGRALAILLVVLQIPGASGIYPIELMPRFFRQLSPMLPFSYGINAIRETIGGFYHGRFWHVMAVLLLMSVTMFLLGFVGRRRFGYFTQLFYDDLARTELVVNEDVQLQSRGYRLSNIIALLANRKEFSTRIRRRQEEFNARYPALIKGLSSVGILVLVVLGMISWLTSASKPVLLGLVAVWGVAIMGTLVGVVVLKSSIERAEGLSHLTEDELFESLARQRDAHAIKTANRSENLSSEHYRSRSKRRLIGASVRVDAADDSSEQSAGESDASATSEETR; from the coding sequence GTGAAAGATAGCTGCCGGGTGTTTGCTCGTGACGTAAAGCGGATTTTTGCGGTTCCGCGATCCCTGATTATGGTCATCGGTATCTTGGTCACCCCAGCCCTGTACACTTGGCTGAATATTTTGGCCTTTTGGAACCCCTACAACGCGACGGAAAACCTACCCATAGCGGTAGTGAACAACGATGTGGGAACGGAATCCGCACTAACTGGTCAGCTAAATGTTGGCAACCTGGTAGTCGACAAATTGTCAGAGAATAAGCAGCTGGGCTGGCAGTTTACTGATCAAGCCACAGCCAATCACAAAATCAGAACCGGGGAAGTTTATGCGACTTTTGTCATCCCTAAGACCTTTAGTAAAGATTTAGTTGATATTTTCAGCGGCCAGCTCCATCAGCCGACCATCGAATACAACGTGAATGAAAAGAAAGGCGCCATTGCCCCCAAAATTACCGGTGCGGGAGCAAATGAACTCGATATTCAAATCACCTCAACTTTCCGGGGCAAGGTAGGCGAGGCCATTGCGCAAGCTTTGCGCGACGGTGCCCTAGAGATCGACGCAAATATTGCTGGTGCTGAGGGCAGTGCTTTAGATGCCTTGAGCGGTATTAACCGGGATCTGGTCGATGCGCAAGGCACCTTGGATTCCGCCAGTGCGTCTGTGACGGGTTCCTTACAGACTATGAAAAAAGTCCGGGCTACGCTGGCTGCAGCTGACCCGGCATTGGCTGATGTTTCCGCGGCTTTAAGTGATGCGCAAGGAATTTTAGGGACGGTCGTCTCTGATGCTTCCGAGTTTGCTGCTCAGGCGGGACAAGCCAGTATTAACGCCCAAAAAGCACTCAATGAATCCTCGGCGGCGGCGGATTCGGCGGTCTCCAATGCGACAAATAAACTTACCGAAATAGACTCGCAGCTGCAATCCGGAATTAAAAGAGCGAATACCTCGATAGAGAAAATGCGTGAGCAGATTGCGATTTTAGAAAGATTCCCGCAGACACAAGAGCTCGCTGCAGAGTTGAAATCTCAGCTGAACGAGATGCAGGATTTGCTCGACAAGGTCGGGAAAACCGGGGCGGATGCCACCAAGGCTAGCAAGGATTTGCAGGCACTGATGAAATCCTTTAATCAGGCTCTGACGGACGCGCAACACGGCGCCACTGGTCTGCGGGAAGAGTCCACTCGAACCGCATCTCAGTTAAACTCCCAGGTAACGCAGCTGTCGGCGCAGCTGGGAGCCATCAACTCCGCGGTGAGTACCGCGCGGATTTCCCTTAAAGAAATTTCTACGCTTACCCGCGGAATCGATGACCAGATTGGGGACACCCAAAAGGTGCTTGATCAGGTGCAGGACGACCTGAACCTGCTGTCCAATACGGCTAGCGGGGCGCAAAACGATGTGGCGACTCTGGCTACCGCGCTTCGGACGGGAACTTTGAAAACAGTCATTGGGCTCGATCCGACCAATATCGGACGCTACTTAACCTCACCAGTAAAATTCGACCAGAAGCCCCTCTTTCCCATCAACTCATATGGTTCGGGAATGGCGGCTATGTTCCTCAATCTGTCCCTGTGGATTGGTGCGCTCATCCTGGTCATAATTTTCCGGGTAGAAGTCGATAAAGAAGGCTTTGACTGGTTGAGTTTGCGCTCGGCTTATCTGGGGCGCTTCATGCTCTCCGGGGTGCTGTCCATAGGGCAGGGGTTAATTGTCAGCGTAGGCAGTTTGCTGCTGGGAGTGAAAGCCGCCAACGCTCCCGCTTTCATTGCTACCTCTATGCTGATCGGCCCGTGTTATTTGGCAATTATCTATGCTTTAGCAGCCGCGTTCAGTCACGTGGGACGAGCCCTGGCAATCTTGCTGGTGGTGTTGCAGATTCCCGGTGCCTCGGGCATTTATCCGATCGAGCTCATGCCCAGATTCTTCCGCCAGCTTTCCCCGATGCTCCCGTTTTCTTACGGCATCAACGCGATCCGAGAGACTATCGGCGGGTTCTATCACGGGCGATTCTGGCATGTTATGGCGGTTCTATTGCTCATGAGCGTCACCATGTTCCTTCTAGGGTTTGTGGGGAGGCGTCGTTTCGGTTACTTCACCCAGCTGTTCTACGATGATTTGGCTCGCACTGAACTGGTCGTGAATGAAGACGTTCAGCTACAAAGTCGGGGTTACCGCTTGAGTAACATCATTGCGCTGCTGGCGAACCGAAAAGAATTTTCCACCCGTATCCGGCGACGTCAAGAAGAGTTCAATGCCCGCTATCCCGCTTTGATTAAGGGACTGAGTAGCGTGGGGATTTTGGTACTGGTTGTGCTCGGGATGATTTCCTGGCTCACCTCCGCCAGTAAACCCGTGCTCCTGGGATTAGTAGCGGTTTGGGGAGTGGCCATCATGGGGACTCTGGTTGGCGTAGTTGTACTAAAGAGCTCAATCGAACGAGCCGAGGGACTGTCGCATCTGACGGAAGATGAACTTTTCGAGAGCCTAGCTCGCCAGCGAGACGCGCATGCTATCAAAACCGCAAATCGGTCGGAGAACCTGAGCAGCGAACATTACCGCAGTCGCAGTAAACGTCGCCTCATTGGCGCGTCTGTGCGGGTAGACGCTGCGGATGATAGTTCTGAGCAGTCGGCTGGCGAATCCGATGCCTCCGCAACCAGCGAGGAGACGCGATGA
- a CDS encoding YhgE/Pip domain-containing protein → MNEVLFIIRDDFRQIRSSIMVRISLVLLIVVPMFFTWFNVLATWDPFSNSGQLKIAVANTDDGYTSKILNVKVNVGDTVLKELAVNDQFDWVITSKDQALEGARSGEYYATIVLPADFSKSMFTFYAGGAAPANITLHTNEKKNPLSANLTTQGAQGVTAQINTVFSQTLAEATVAIAEDVSSYLEHADTQAALDRLSNHLQTLSAELNSGANTVSSLSTLIGSAVPLATGAKQLAAGVQDSFEEAVDSTFDSGKKGAGGTTNPLASVSSGLDDAVRLAEGNISDLQKQLDELLNSANSTSQSSADTVEQLKTLLDKQIAGFQQTRDALEQALGPDGADLEGKDPAVDRLLSELDAAIARQQTLSERLGSIASDLRRGVTLDSDLREKARQAIADAQQAIATARSNFEKNLQPRIESLRKNLDSAGKNVKIFRSYLQAVQTDLSESAGGMIASMRRAQNSLDNTATKMREGARRLDQAREQISSAQSQGDLKKIVTTLGADPKDFARLISSPIAVKRNAVFPVATFGVGMTPLFTVIALWVGALLAGVFLRTDVSENVAKRYLASRGVRKDPDAVAGADANAEELSRSEGAETKASETAPTPDAKTAAKAAEKKSIFTGAQEYLGRYFMFWVIGMAQSTLLMVGLIVFVEIEPAHPFLLILAGWVISTVFTVIVYTLVVALANAGKALAVLLLVLQISAAGGAYPLELLPQWFQSISPWLPATYAINLMRSAIAGIYAGDFAYNLVMILVFVIPNLVLGLVLRHTIAGRIHDIAKEVEKTKVM, encoded by the coding sequence ATGAACGAAGTACTTTTCATCATCCGAGACGATTTCCGTCAGATTCGCAGCAGCATTATGGTTCGGATTTCCCTGGTCCTGTTGATTGTCGTGCCCATGTTCTTCACCTGGTTCAACGTGTTGGCTACTTGGGATCCCTTCTCAAATTCGGGACAGCTGAAGATTGCTGTGGCTAACACCGACGACGGTTACACCAGCAAGATACTGAACGTCAAAGTAAATGTGGGAGACACGGTACTTAAGGAACTGGCAGTAAACGACCAGTTTGATTGGGTAATAACCAGTAAAGATCAGGCTTTGGAGGGTGCACGCTCGGGGGAATATTACGCGACAATTGTGTTACCGGCGGATTTTTCAAAGTCCATGTTTACCTTCTATGCCGGCGGAGCAGCCCCGGCAAATATCACGCTGCACACCAATGAAAAGAAGAACCCGCTCTCAGCCAATCTCACCACGCAAGGCGCCCAGGGAGTCACCGCGCAGATCAACACGGTGTTTTCGCAAACCTTGGCAGAAGCCACCGTGGCTATCGCTGAGGACGTGTCCTCTTATCTAGAGCATGCTGATACTCAGGCAGCTCTGGATCGGCTGAGCAACCACCTCCAAACCCTCTCTGCAGAACTGAATTCCGGGGCGAACACCGTTAGTTCTCTGTCTACCTTGATAGGTTCGGCGGTGCCACTCGCCACCGGAGCAAAACAGCTGGCTGCAGGGGTGCAGGATTCCTTTGAGGAGGCTGTTGACTCCACATTTGATTCCGGGAAAAAAGGTGCCGGCGGAACAACCAATCCCCTCGCATCCGTATCCTCTGGGCTCGACGATGCTGTGAGACTGGCAGAAGGCAATATCTCCGATCTGCAAAAGCAGTTAGACGAGTTGCTGAATTCGGCCAATAGCACCAGCCAGAGCAGTGCGGACACAGTCGAACAGCTGAAAACTTTGTTGGATAAACAAATCGCTGGCTTCCAACAAACACGGGACGCACTCGAGCAGGCACTGGGACCGGACGGGGCGGATTTAGAAGGGAAGGATCCAGCCGTTGACCGATTGCTGTCCGAGCTGGACGCGGCGATAGCTCGCCAACAAACCTTGTCCGAGCGACTGGGCAGTATTGCATCTGACCTACGCAGGGGAGTAACCCTCGATTCTGACCTGAGAGAGAAAGCCCGCCAAGCCATAGCAGACGCGCAACAGGCTATTGCCACCGCTCGATCCAATTTTGAGAAAAACTTACAGCCAAGAATTGAGAGCCTGCGTAAGAACCTGGATTCTGCCGGGAAAAATGTGAAGATTTTCCGCTCCTATCTGCAGGCGGTGCAAACCGATCTGTCGGAAAGTGCGGGCGGGATGATAGCGAGTATGCGTCGGGCTCAAAATAGCCTGGACAATACCGCGACAAAGATGCGTGAGGGAGCCCGCCGCTTGGATCAGGCTCGGGAACAGATTTCGTCTGCCCAGTCGCAAGGGGACTTGAAAAAAATCGTCACCACGTTAGGAGCTGACCCCAAAGATTTTGCCCGACTAATTTCGTCCCCGATAGCGGTAAAACGCAATGCGGTGTTCCCAGTCGCCACCTTTGGGGTGGGGATGACTCCGCTTTTCACCGTTATCGCTCTATGGGTGGGGGCGCTCCTGGCGGGGGTTTTCCTGCGCACTGATGTTTCTGAGAATGTGGCTAAACGCTATCTGGCCAGCAGGGGAGTCCGGAAAGATCCTGATGCAGTCGCCGGTGCGGATGCGAATGCAGAGGAATTGTCCCGGTCGGAAGGGGCGGAAACGAAGGCAAGTGAAACCGCACCTACTCCCGATGCGAAAACAGCCGCGAAAGCCGCAGAAAAAAAGTCTATATTTACCGGGGCGCAAGAATATCTGGGGCGTTACTTTATGTTCTGGGTAATTGGGATGGCACAATCCACATTGCTGATGGTCGGGCTGATTGTGTTTGTGGAGATTGAACCAGCCCATCCCTTCCTGCTGATTTTGGCAGGCTGGGTTATTTCCACCGTCTTTACCGTTATCGTTTATACGCTGGTGGTGGCACTGGCTAATGCGGGTAAAGCCTTAGCAGTGTTGTTACTGGTGCTACAGATTTCTGCCGCTGGTGGAGCTTATCCGTTGGAACTATTGCCGCAATGGTTCCAAAGCATCAGTCCCTGGCTGCCCGCCACCTATGCGATTAATTTGATGCGTTCAGCTATCGCCGGGATTTATGCAGGGGATTTTGCCTATAACCTGGTGATGATCCTGGTGTTTGTGATTCCGAACTTAGTGCTCGGTCTGGTATTACGGCATACGATTGCCGGGCGGATCCACGATATTGCCAAAGAGGTCGAAAAAACGAAAGTCATGTAG
- a CDS encoding YhgE/Pip family protein: MANGLDQAQRGVQKLSAGASTLDKNSGQLRTGANALSGGLDSLSQGAGKASEGGKQLAGGIDKLTTGASSLEDGLRDGAEQVPTVDKGQAKKVSKAASGVTDVKSVRQNPVHDNGAGFAPFFMALCLWIGGIAIFLIFPALDLRRHPEESFWRCGFRSMAIGALFGALQAVTVATGLQLFLKLDAQNFGALILIAVLASIGYLAVNQACVAALGYRGRAPSVILLCLQITSTGATFPVETAPRFFQFLSPLLPMTHVARTIRAAIAGGELHLGKALVVLAIWTLLSWVATLISAARRKGQRPMPYDPALTFKKVPSVSSPLGANSANNVEDFDQSTRQAKENLPS; the protein is encoded by the coding sequence TTGGCGAACGGATTAGACCAGGCGCAACGGGGGGTTCAGAAACTTTCTGCCGGAGCCTCTACCCTAGATAAAAATTCCGGACAGTTACGCACGGGGGCTAATGCTCTCAGCGGCGGCCTTGATTCGCTTTCCCAGGGTGCGGGCAAAGCCTCCGAGGGTGGAAAACAGTTAGCGGGAGGAATCGACAAGTTAACCACCGGTGCTTCCAGCCTAGAAGATGGACTACGTGATGGCGCTGAGCAGGTTCCCACTGTAGATAAGGGACAGGCGAAAAAAGTTTCGAAGGCCGCTAGTGGGGTCACGGACGTGAAATCGGTACGCCAAAATCCGGTTCACGATAACGGTGCCGGATTCGCCCCCTTCTTCATGGCGCTATGTTTGTGGATCGGCGGGATTGCTATCTTCTTGATTTTCCCCGCCCTGGATTTGCGGCGTCACCCCGAAGAGAGCTTCTGGAGATGTGGTTTCCGGTCTATGGCTATCGGGGCGCTCTTTGGCGCTCTGCAAGCAGTTACTGTAGCAACTGGGCTGCAACTGTTCCTAAAGCTAGATGCCCAAAACTTCGGGGCCTTAATCTTGATAGCGGTACTGGCTTCTATCGGATACCTGGCAGTGAACCAGGCTTGCGTAGCCGCCCTCGGATATCGAGGACGCGCCCCTTCGGTAATCCTGCTCTGCCTGCAAATCACCTCTACCGGAGCTACCTTCCCGGTAGAAACCGCCCCTAGGTTCTTCCAGTTCCTCAGCCCACTGCTCCCCATGACCCATGTGGCGCGCACTATTCGCGCGGCGATTGCGGGCGGAGAACTGCACTTAGGTAAGGCGCTAGTGGTATTGGCAATCTGGACGCTACTGTCCTGGGTGGCAACTCTTATTTCAGCGGCACGCCGCAAAGGTCAGCGCCCCATGCCCTATGATCCGGCACTGACTTTTAAGAAGGTTCCTTCGGTGTCTTCGCCCTTGGGGGCAAACTCTGCCAATAACGTTGAGGACTTTGACCAAAGCACCCGCCAAGCCAAAGAAAACCTGCCTAGCTGA
- a CDS encoding transposase-like zinc-binding domain-containing protein, translating to MKSACNRPVCGVCGQRLVKNGKTSSRRTRWRCLACGSSAVKSRPDMSARAQADLFIKWLLEGYSVSQLGVAKTSFATKCAWCWQVEVPKPSVTGEVYDQVLLDGIYLAYGWCLITATNGEKIIAWQWCQRENSAAYQALMNRLPAPTVVVTDGGVGIIKALRLTWPESHIQRCLLGLLRVWLTVFLLIFRPQGMRLVP from the coding sequence GTGAAGAGTGCTTGTAATCGACCGGTTTGTGGTGTATGCGGACAAAGGCTTGTAAAGAACGGTAAGACTAGCTCTAGGCGAACTAGGTGGCGTTGCCTGGCCTGCGGGTCCTCGGCAGTTAAATCACGTCCTGATATGAGCGCTAGAGCCCAAGCAGACCTGTTTATAAAATGGCTGCTAGAAGGCTATTCGGTTAGCCAACTCGGGGTAGCTAAAACCTCTTTTGCCACTAAATGCGCCTGGTGTTGGCAAGTCGAGGTGCCCAAGCCATCGGTCACTGGCGAGGTCTACGATCAGGTGCTACTTGATGGAATCTATCTTGCCTACGGCTGGTGTCTAATCACCGCTACCAACGGGGAAAAGATTATCGCTTGGCAGTGGTGCCAACGGGAAAACTCTGCCGCCTACCAAGCATTAATGAACCGGCTACCAGCCCCGACGGTAGTGGTAACCGATGGCGGGGTAGGCATCATCAAAGCACTACGTTTGACCTGGCCTGAAAGTCACATCCAACGCTGTCTTTTGGGTCTGCTGAGGGTTTGGTTGACAGTTTTCCTTCTGATTTTTAGGCCGCAAGGGATGCGGCTGGTTCCATGA